One segment of Chelonia mydas isolate rCheMyd1 chromosome 13, rCheMyd1.pri.v2, whole genome shotgun sequence DNA contains the following:
- the LOC102946303 gene encoding olfactory receptor 5V1, producing the protein MEKAEVRNQTPIVEFILLGFGNVPELQTLLFLVFLVIYIVTVSGNILFVALVVADQQLHIPMYFLLGNLSCLEICYTSTILPRLLASLLTGDRTISVKGCIVQLYFFGILTNTENLLLTAMSYDRYLAICNPLRYAALMNGRVCWQLVAGAWISSLLLCTIVNIFFFQLTFCDSKEIDHFFCDFSPMIKLSCVDTQTLELLTFIIAVIGTFVPFLLTLTSYICIITTILRIPSSIGRQKAFSTCSSHLIVLAILYVTVLTVYVIPTANTPKVLQKIFSVFYTVLTPMINPVIYSLRNKEVKESLRKAILKLVS; encoded by the coding sequence ATGGAGAAAGCAGAAGTAAGAAATCAAACGCCCATTGTAGAATTCATCCTCTTAGGATTTGGGAATGTCCCTGAACTGCAGACCCTTCTCTTCCTCGTGTTTCTAGTGATCTACATTGTGACTGTCTCCGGAAACATCCTCTTCGTTGCACTAGTTGTGGCTGATCAGCAACTTCACATCCCCATGTACTTTTTACTGGGGAACCTGTCCTGCCTGGAGATCTGCTAcacctccaccatcctgcccaggctgctggccagtctcctgactggggacagaaccatttctgtTAAGGGCTGCATTGTGCAATTATATTTCTTTGGTATCCTGACAAATACAGAAAATCTGCTGCTCACGGCAATGTCTTATGATCGGTATTTAGCGATATGCAATCCACTCCGTTATGCTGCTCTGATGAATGGCAGGGTTTGTTGGCAGCTTGTGGCAGGGGCCTGGATAAGTAGCTTACTGCTCTGCACCAtagtaaatattttcttcttccaatTAACATTCTGTGATTCCAAAGAAATTGACCATTTCTTTTGCGATTTTTCACCCATGATAAAGCTGTCCTGTGTTGACACCCAGACTCTGGAACTGTTGACATTTATTATCGCTGTCATAGGGACATTTGTGCCCTTTCTTCTGACTCTGACATCCTACATTTGTATCATCAccaccatcctgagaatcccttccagCATCGGGAGGCAAAAGGCATTTTCCACCTGTTCCTCTCACCTCATTGTGCTTGCAATTTTGTATGTGACCGTATTAACTGTCTATGTAATTCCAACAGCCAACACTCCCAAGGTCCTACAAAAAATATTCTCTGTCTTCTACACAGTCCTGACTCCTATGATCAACCCTGTCATCTATAGCCTGAGAAACAAGGAGGTCAAAGAGTCCCTAAGAAAAGCTATTCTTAAACTAGTATCTTAG